One part of the Lemur catta isolate mLemCat1 chromosome 13, mLemCat1.pri, whole genome shotgun sequence genome encodes these proteins:
- the LOC123648822 gene encoding protein ADP-ribosylarginine hydrolase-like protein 1 isoform X2 translates to MVRRYVDIVEKLPERRPDPATVEACSQLKPDNYLLAWHTPFNEKGSGFGAATKAMCVGMRYWGPERLDTLVEVSIECGRMTHNHPTGFLGSLCTALFVSYAIQGKPLVQWGRDMLRVVPLAEEYCRKTIRHMAEYQEHWFYFEAKWQFYLEERKISEDKDDKATFPDNYDAEERDKAYRKWSSEGRGGRRGHDAPMIAYDALLAAGGSWTELCRRAMFHGGESAATGAIAGCLFGLLYGLDPVPRGLYQDLEHREKLEALGAALHRLSTQEK, encoded by the exons ATGGTGCGGCGCTACGTGGACATCGTCGAGAAGCTTCCAGAACGCCGGCCAGACCCAGCCACCGTCGAAGCCTGCTCCCAGCTGAAGCCAGACAACTACCTGCTCGCCTGGCACACGCCCTTCAACGAAAAGG GTTCAGGGTTCGGAGCGGCCACGAAAGCCATGTGCGTGGGCATGCGGTACTGGGGGCCCGAGCGCCTGGACACCCTGGTGGAGGTCAGCATCGAGTGCGGCCGGATGACCCACAACCACCCCACAG GCTTCCTCGGGTCCCTGTGCACGGCCCTGTTCGTGTCCTACGCCATCCAAGGAAAGCCGCTGGTGCAGTGGGGCCGGGACATGCTGCGGGTGGTCCCGCTGGCCGAGGAGTACTGCAGGAAGACCATCCGGCACATGGCAG AGTACCAGGAGCACTGGTTCTACTTTGAAGCTAAATGGCAGTTCTATCTGGAGGAGAGGAAGATCAGTGAGGACAAGGACGACAAAGCCACCTTCCCTGACAACTATGACGCCGAGGAGAGGGACAAG GCCTACAGAAAGTGGAGCTCAGAAGGCCGCGGGGGAAGACGAGGCCACGACGCCCCCATGATCGCGTACGACGCCCTCCTCGCGGCGGGTGGCAGCTGGACAGAGCTGTGTCGCCGCGCCATGTTCCACGGAG GTGAGAGCGCGGCCACGGGCGCCATCGCGGGCTGCCTGTTCGGACTGCTGTACGGCCTGGACCCCGTCCCCAGAGGCCTGTACCAGGACCTGGAGCACAGGGAGAAGCTGGAGGCCTTGGGCGCGGCCCTGCACCGCCTGTCCACCCAGGAGAAGTAA